The Flavobacterium sp. HJ-32-4 genome contains a region encoding:
- a CDS encoding urocanate hydratase, with translation MDNFKELIRQGIPATLPAPKPYDPSINHAPKRKEILSGEEKKLALRNALRYFDPKHHATLLQEFRAELETYGRIYMYRLRPDYRMYARPIDEYPGNSVQARAIMLMIQNNLDYAVAQHPHELITYGGNGGVFQNWAQYLLTMRYLSEMTDEQTLVMYSGHPMGLFPSHKDAPRVVVTNGMMIPNYSKPDDWERFNALGVTQYGQMTAGSYMYIGPQGIVHGTTITVLNGFRKIGKSPEGSLFVTSGLGGMSGAQPKAGNIAGCITVCAEVNPKITHIRHSQKWIDEVWEELDGLVSRVRAAQAAKETVSLAYLGNVVDIWERFDAEGLHIDLGSDQTSLHNPWAGGYYPAGLTFEESNRMMAEDPAAFRVKVQESLRRHAAAVNHHTAKGTYFFDYGNAFLLECSRAGADIMAENHIDFRYPSYVQDIMGPMCFDYGFGPFRWVCTSGKQEDLDQTDAIARQVLEEMAQTAPDEIRLQMEDNIRWIKGAKANDLVVGSKARILYADAEGRMRIAQAFNDAIASGAIGPVVLGRDHHDVSGTDSPYRETSNIYDGSRFTADMAIQNVIGDSFRGATWVSIHNGGGVGWGEVINGGFGMLLDGTADAERRLKSMLFWDVNNGISRRSWARNEGAVFAIKRAMEAEPLLKVTLPNSVADELF, from the coding sequence ATGGATAATTTCAAGGAGCTGATACGCCAGGGTATTCCCGCTACCCTTCCGGCACCAAAACCGTATGACCCCTCGATCAACCACGCCCCGAAACGCAAGGAAATCCTAAGCGGGGAAGAAAAAAAACTGGCACTCCGGAATGCCTTGCGGTATTTTGACCCCAAGCACCATGCGACGTTATTGCAGGAATTCAGGGCCGAACTCGAAACGTATGGGCGTATCTACATGTACCGCCTCAGACCCGACTATCGCATGTATGCCCGCCCCATTGATGAGTATCCGGGAAACAGCGTGCAGGCGCGCGCCATCATGCTCATGATCCAAAACAACCTCGACTATGCCGTCGCCCAACACCCGCATGAACTCATCACCTATGGAGGCAATGGAGGCGTGTTCCAAAACTGGGCGCAATACCTGCTTACCATGCGCTACCTCTCCGAAATGACAGACGAGCAAACGCTGGTCATGTATTCGGGGCATCCGATGGGCCTTTTTCCGTCGCATAAAGACGCGCCGCGGGTCGTCGTGACCAACGGTATGATGATCCCGAACTATTCCAAACCCGACGATTGGGAACGCTTCAATGCGCTGGGCGTAACGCAATACGGACAAATGACGGCCGGTAGCTACATGTATATCGGTCCGCAAGGCATCGTCCACGGCACCACCATCACCGTATTGAATGGCTTCCGCAAAATCGGGAAATCACCCGAGGGGTCCTTGTTCGTAACCTCCGGACTCGGAGGTATGAGCGGTGCGCAGCCGAAAGCGGGCAATATCGCGGGCTGTATCACGGTCTGCGCGGAAGTCAATCCGAAAATTACCCATATCCGCCACTCCCAGAAATGGATTGATGAAGTATGGGAAGAGCTTGACGGACTCGTATCCCGCGTTCGGGCCGCACAGGCCGCAAAGGAAACCGTTTCGCTCGCGTATCTCGGGAACGTGGTGGACATTTGGGAGCGCTTCGATGCGGAAGGATTACATATAGACCTGGGTTCTGACCAGACCTCCCTCCACAATCCGTGGGCCGGTGGTTATTACCCTGCCGGACTCACATTTGAGGAATCCAACCGGATGATGGCGGAAGATCCGGCTGCATTTCGTGTGAAAGTGCAGGAAAGCCTCCGACGACATGCGGCTGCCGTGAACCATCACACGGCAAAAGGCACTTATTTCTTTGATTATGGAAACGCCTTCCTGCTGGAATGCTCAAGGGCTGGTGCCGATATTATGGCCGAAAACCACATCGATTTCCGCTATCCGAGCTATGTGCAGGATATCATGGGACCTATGTGTTTCGATTACGGATTCGGACCGTTCCGATGGGTTTGTACCTCCGGAAAACAGGAAGATCTCGACCAAACGGATGCCATTGCCCGCCAGGTCCTGGAGGAAATGGCACAAACGGCGCCCGATGAAATCCGTTTGCAGATGGAAGACAACATCCGCTGGATCAAAGGAGCCAAGGCCAATGACCTTGTCGTAGGGTCGAAAGCACGCATCCTCTATGCGGATGCGGAAGGACGGATGCGCATCGCACAAGCCTTTAACGATGCCATTGCCTCTGGCGCCATCGGGCCCGTGGTACTGGGTCGTGACCACCATGATGTCTCGGGCACCGACTCGCCTTACCGTGAAACGTCGAACATCTATGACGGCTCCCGTTTTACGGCCGATATGGCCATCCAAAATGTGATCGGCGACAGCTTCCGGGGTGCGACGTGGGTCAGCATCCACAACGGAGGCGGTGTAGGTTGGGGCGAAGTCATCAACGGTGGTTTCGGGATGTTATTGGACGGAACCGCCGACGCCGAAAGACGACTCAAATCCATGCTGTTCTGGGACGTCAACAACGGTATTTCACGCCGTAGCTGGGCCCGTAACGAAGGTGCGGTCTTTGCGATCAAACGCGCCATGGAGGCCGAGCCGTTGCTGAAGGTGACGTTGCCGAATAGCGTAGCGGACGAGCTGTTTTGA
- a CDS encoding 1-aminocyclopropane-1-carboxylate deaminase/D-cysteine desulfhydrase has translation MEVSTQLIATPFPITLAIRREDLIHPVVSGNKYRKLKYNLKDAISVCARLLVTFGGPHSNHIAATAFAAHEAGLSSLGLIRGEEWEAKLSESPTLQFARECGMEFRFLSRENYRMRNDPAFSDSLRQQWPHALVLPEGGTNELAVTGCSEILGTQDENYDIICCPVGTGGTIAGLSRAAAPHQKILGFPALKGDFLKEDIRKFANNDNWELVTGYEFGGYAQTDDRLVAFINAFYAETGIPLDPVYTGKMVFGVMKEIATGRFAAGTRILLIHTGGLQGVTAMNARLQKMKRPILTLDV, from the coding sequence GTGGAAGTATCAACACAACTTATTGCTACCCCTTTTCCAATTACGCTTGCTATTCGACGCGAAGATCTCATCCATCCCGTCGTATCGGGAAACAAATATCGAAAGCTCAAATACAATCTGAAGGATGCCATATCGGTTTGTGCCCGTTTATTGGTGACATTTGGCGGTCCGCACTCCAATCACATCGCGGCGACGGCTTTTGCCGCTCACGAAGCGGGTCTTTCATCGTTGGGACTTATTCGCGGTGAGGAATGGGAAGCCAAGCTATCCGAAAGCCCGACGCTGCAGTTTGCCAGGGAATGCGGTATGGAATTCCGATTTCTTTCAAGGGAAAACTATCGCATGCGTAACGACCCAGCGTTTTCCGATTCCCTCCGCCAGCAATGGCCACATGCCTTGGTATTGCCAGAAGGAGGGACCAACGAATTAGCAGTCACAGGGTGTAGCGAAATACTCGGAACGCAGGATGAGAACTATGACATCATCTGTTGCCCCGTCGGCACCGGTGGCACCATAGCGGGCCTCTCACGCGCCGCGGCACCCCACCAGAAAATCCTCGGATTTCCCGCGCTAAAAGGCGATTTTCTAAAAGAGGATATTCGTAAATTTGCGAACAACGATAATTGGGAACTCGTGACCGGCTATGAATTCGGAGGGTATGCCCAAACGGATGACCGATTGGTGGCCTTTATCAATGCGTTTTATGCCGAAACCGGAATTCCGCTCGACCCTGTCTATACGGGAAAGATGGTTTTCGGCGTTATGAAGGAAATCGCTACCGGACGGTTTGCCGCCGGGACCCGAATTTTGTTGATCCATACAGGTGGCTTACAAGGAGTTACTGCCATGAATGCACGCCTGCAAAAAATGAAACGACCAATACTGACGTTAGATGTATAA
- a CDS encoding DUF5522 domain-containing protein, which translates to MNENSPKPALIEGEDFYLTPEGYRCFTEKYHLARGYCCKSGCRHCPYGFDKNTGTNRKTPSNTPKNG; encoded by the coding sequence ATGAACGAGAACAGCCCAAAACCTGCATTAATCGAAGGAGAAGACTTCTACCTCACTCCTGAGGGCTATCGTTGCTTCACCGAAAAATACCATCTGGCCCGCGGCTATTGCTGCAAAAGCGGCTGCCGCCACTGTCCATATGGCTTTGATAAAAACACCGGAACCAACCGGAAAACACCTTCCAATACACCGAAAAATGGATAA
- a CDS encoding glucosaminidase domain-containing protein produces the protein MYKRIAFFLSLLTLVSCHSTKSVVRTTKSVPAKPRTHVAGGVRKPLQKPSSNANNGAPARRDTETIESTSRTVVYSDVVNAYVDQFKETAMGNMRQYGIPASIILAQGILESGAGRGDLALSANNHFGIKCHNDWTGDTVRHDDDSDQECFRKYKDPAESYRDHALFLTGRSRYASLFQLPKGDYEAWARGLKNAGYATDPKYPDKLIGYIERYNLHQYDSQVLGVEFVPIKREEDVRKDPVVSTEQGTYEVQKGDTLYSISKRFNLTVEELMTKNGLTGNALSIGQKLRVQ, from the coding sequence ATGTATAAAAGAATCGCGTTTTTTCTCAGTCTTCTTACCCTGGTTTCCTGCCACTCTACGAAAAGTGTCGTACGAACGACCAAATCGGTGCCCGCCAAACCGCGAACACATGTGGCAGGAGGTGTTCGAAAGCCGTTACAAAAGCCGTCATCCAATGCTAACAACGGCGCTCCTGCAAGGCGCGATACAGAAACCATCGAGTCGACCTCACGTACCGTGGTGTACAGTGACGTGGTAAACGCCTACGTAGACCAGTTCAAGGAAACAGCTATGGGCAACATGCGGCAGTACGGCATTCCTGCCAGCATCATCCTCGCGCAGGGTATTCTCGAATCGGGTGCTGGAAGAGGGGATCTTGCCCTTTCCGCCAACAATCACTTTGGAATAAAATGCCACAACGACTGGACGGGTGATACGGTTCGCCACGATGACGACTCCGATCAAGAGTGTTTTCGTAAATACAAAGATCCGGCGGAATCCTATCGCGATCATGCCCTGTTTCTAACGGGTCGTAGTCGTTATGCCTCCCTGTTTCAATTGCCGAAGGGGGATTATGAGGCATGGGCGCGTGGACTGAAAAACGCGGGCTATGCGACCGATCCCAAATACCCGGATAAACTCATCGGTTACATCGAGCGCTACAATCTACATCAGTATGACAGCCAGGTATTGGGCGTCGAATTTGTACCGATAAAGAGAGAGGAAGATGTCCGCAAAGATCCAGTAGTATCGACCGAGCAGGGCACGTATGAAGTCCAAAAAGGCGATACACTCTATTCCATTTCAAAGCGGTTTAATCTAACCGTAGAAGAACTTATGACCAAAAATGGGCTTACCGGAAATGCACTTTCGATAGGGCAGAAGCTGCGGGTGCAATAA
- a CDS encoding T9SS type A sorting domain-containing protein: MKRFVLTCWFAFQLTSAYSQLYMTGSSYLYAVNQVVTVSQQVQLGASTFLYMRGSSQLMQRTNGASSNTGSGVLSVYQEGSSNQYKYNYWCSPVGGTTGTGNIDFGVTQLSRPTTTTASTAAVMLPNNASGLDGIANPLSIAPYWVYKFLSGTNYSEWIAVGSASTISAGQGFTMKGTSGTDATAILGVSNNPGSAQRYDFRGRPNDGTISVSVGLGKYTLTGNPYPSALDLNAFLLDSGNTAIDGSAYFWEQSVTPNSHNLNQYVGGYGAYVPVSMASTGVYTAATFATYNNDGSVNNPSVGTGTAIPRRYSPIGQGFMVKGTSNGSVSLKNSHRTFVTEGASNNSVFSRSAAAAAAIDSVEGESNDTLTVPTQIRLNISLGNGFSRQAVLILEHTATEGLDHGMEAENADDFTTDAGFYLDGKNFVIDAVPFSVNRIVPMVVKAEEDTTIGFSLSETVEFPSQQAIFIHDTADDSYHNLRESAYLVDVATGVDSERFKLCFQNPNMLSTSDDSLATLGVFQNNTSKQLWIENPASDKIQSVRVFDIAGREVMTVSEPATATQLRYSMAQFASGAYIVKIDRIGKKPVTRKILVK, encoded by the coding sequence ATGAAACGATTCGTTTTGACATGTTGGTTCGCCTTTCAGTTGACTTCCGCTTATAGTCAATTGTATATGACGGGCAGTAGCTATTTGTATGCAGTTAATCAGGTGGTTACGGTATCGCAGCAGGTACAGTTGGGAGCCTCGACTTTTCTATACATGAGAGGTTCCTCTCAATTGATGCAGCGAACCAATGGCGCATCCAGTAATACCGGTTCTGGCGTGTTGTCTGTTTATCAGGAAGGAAGTTCCAACCAATATAAATATAACTATTGGTGCTCACCTGTGGGTGGCACAACGGGTACGGGCAATATTGATTTTGGTGTGACGCAGCTCTCCAGGCCAACTACAACTACGGCCAGCACCGCGGCGGTTATGTTGCCCAATAATGCAAGTGGCCTGGACGGCATCGCCAACCCGCTGAGTATTGCGCCGTATTGGGTGTATAAATTCCTGTCTGGCACCAACTATTCCGAATGGATCGCTGTCGGAAGCGCCTCCACCATCTCCGCGGGTCAGGGGTTCACGATGAAGGGGACATCTGGAACAGACGCCACGGCCATATTGGGCGTAAGTAACAATCCGGGAAGTGCGCAACGCTATGATTTCCGCGGGCGTCCGAACGACGGCACAATTTCAGTCAGTGTAGGTTTGGGAAAGTATACTCTTACCGGCAATCCATATCCGTCAGCTTTGGATCTCAATGCCTTCCTGCTGGATTCGGGTAATACTGCCATAGATGGATCTGCCTATTTTTGGGAGCAAAGTGTCACGCCCAACTCCCACAATCTTAACCAATATGTGGGCGGATATGGTGCATACGTACCCGTGAGCATGGCGTCAACAGGTGTTTACACGGCAGCAACGTTTGCTACTTACAACAATGACGGTTCTGTCAACAACCCGTCGGTCGGAACAGGTACGGCCATTCCGCGTCGTTATTCTCCTATCGGGCAGGGTTTTATGGTAAAAGGGACTAGTAATGGAAGTGTCTCCCTTAAAAATAGTCATCGCACTTTCGTAACGGAAGGCGCTTCCAACAACAGTGTCTTCTCGCGTTCGGCCGCTGCGGCCGCCGCAATTGATAGTGTGGAAGGAGAATCGAATGACACTCTTACAGTGCCCACCCAAATCCGCCTGAATATTTCGTTGGGTAATGGGTTCTCCCGACAAGCTGTATTGATTCTCGAACACACAGCTACCGAAGGCCTTGATCATGGTATGGAGGCGGAGAATGCAGACGATTTCACGACGGATGCAGGATTTTACCTTGACGGGAAAAATTTTGTAATTGATGCCGTACCGTTTTCAGTAAATCGCATAGTGCCCATGGTGGTGAAAGCAGAGGAAGATACAACCATTGGTTTTTCCTTGAGCGAAACCGTTGAGTTTCCGTCGCAGCAGGCTATTTTCATTCATGACACCGCCGACGACTCGTACCACAACTTGCGCGAGTCAGCCTACTTAGTCGACGTGGCCACTGGCGTGGATAGTGAACGATTCAAACTGTGCTTCCAAAATCCGAATATGCTGTCGACCTCGGATGACTCGCTCGCGACCCTAGGGGTATTCCAGAATAACACTTCTAAGCAATTATGGATTGAGAATCCGGCGTCTGATAAAATCCAGTCCGTACGTGTCTTTGATATTGCCGGAAGAGAGGTAATGACGGTCTCAGAGCCTGCCACTGCCACGCAGTTGCGCTACTCTATGGCGCAATTCGCTTCCGGAGCCTATATCGTAAAGATTGATCGGATTGGTAAGAAACCGGTTACCCGCAAAATACTGGTTAAGTAA
- a CDS encoding four helix bundle protein, translating into MKPISHLFVWKEALALSVSVYRITDLFPASEKYGLVSQMRRASVSVLSNIAEGYGRHSKPDFSRFLSISLGSLYELQAQFALATALNYIDDQTCETIGYSMTTLQRRILALKNTLMVSK; encoded by the coding sequence ATGAAACCCATTTCCCATCTGTTCGTCTGGAAGGAAGCACTGGCTCTGTCAGTGTCTGTTTATAGGATAACCGACTTGTTCCCCGCGTCCGAGAAGTACGGATTGGTATCGCAGATGCGACGGGCTTCGGTTTCCGTGCTTTCTAACATTGCGGAGGGATACGGCAGGCATAGCAAACCTGATTTTTCCCGGTTCCTTTCGATTTCCCTTGGATCCTTGTACGAATTGCAAGCTCAGTTTGCGCTTGCCACAGCCCTGAATTACATAGATGACCAGACGTGTGAAACCATAGGGTATTCAATGACAACGCTCCAAAGACGCATCCTCGCACTGAAAAATACGCTGATGGTATCGAAATAG
- a CDS encoding HAMP domain-containing sensor histidine kinase, translating into MFPIFFACSPNAGETHEARRLSASDFHRNHSYDEMLKARQRYGLGHPVALRVMMSHLLYESSQESYSTRDTLNLIDRLTRRSHDSIFRSVYHILEARYQNKYNRHLCYLHATKARDFFEATQDTFGMVDAYKILAHRSGTTTDDGGISASDLKRYEKRLTDLVRSSSHIEHRQYYLQSLLISDPRLIKKQDIRYFEGIYRQLEALRPDSILLWTGRQNLMMDYYYKGMRVQSDSMMRVCVATAPMRRRSRALLDSSYASQITTPDQQIAVYLKALAAYERTRIHDNQLLFDIYDCMADAFRRKNDFRNALDYTVLKDSVEAAEALSQKEVAVQTLESRYKVKQKDAELLQKEKERRKFYYLFLIGALVAVITTALGYYNYVTRRKLQALNQQQEDVKRVISHDLLSPLSALEMLNSRMEKSLPDDGSISEGLRRQRLYLHHIQGLCHNLVGWLWHDRSDARQEMALEEVVKGVLIELEAFFVSYDTKVGYELSGPASELQLSDPNAFRTIVRNLLTNSVRHGKAHVIKMSIDTSPKYLIFQILDDGTVIDAELAKRLADFLNGQADQRNISGLGLYLAGRFLKRLRGHYEVVPAREYGFSNSHNLRFPLNRSKI; encoded by the coding sequence ATGTTCCCGATTTTTTTTGCCTGCTCTCCAAACGCAGGGGAAACGCATGAGGCGCGCCGTCTTTCTGCGTCCGACTTCCACCGCAACCATAGTTATGATGAGATGCTCAAGGCGCGGCAGCGTTACGGTTTGGGGCATCCGGTTGCCCTTCGTGTGATGATGTCACATTTACTGTACGAGTCCTCTCAAGAATCATATTCCACTCGTGACACCCTGAATTTGATTGACCGGCTTACCCGACGAAGCCACGATTCGATTTTTCGGTCGGTGTACCACATCCTTGAAGCGCGGTACCAAAATAAGTACAACCGCCACCTGTGCTACTTACATGCCACCAAGGCAAGGGATTTCTTCGAGGCCACCCAGGATACGTTTGGTATGGTCGACGCGTATAAAATTTTGGCGCACCGTTCCGGCACCACAACGGATGATGGGGGCATCAGTGCGTCCGATCTAAAGCGTTACGAGAAGCGGCTCACCGATTTGGTTCGGTCGTCTTCACACATCGAACACCGTCAATATTATTTGCAAAGCTTGTTGATAAGCGATCCCAGGCTGATTAAAAAACAGGACATTCGTTACTTTGAAGGCATCTACCGGCAATTGGAGGCGCTGCGGCCAGACTCAATCCTATTATGGACGGGCAGGCAGAATCTGATGATGGACTATTATTATAAAGGAATGCGTGTTCAGTCTGATTCGATGATGCGCGTGTGTGTCGCCACCGCACCAATGAGAAGGAGGAGCCGCGCCCTCCTTGATTCGAGTTATGCCAGTCAAATCACTACTCCGGACCAACAGATTGCCGTTTACCTGAAGGCATTGGCAGCGTACGAGCGAACTCGTATCCACGACAATCAGTTGTTGTTCGATATTTACGATTGTATGGCAGATGCATTCCGAAGAAAAAACGATTTCAGGAATGCGTTGGACTATACGGTTCTGAAAGACAGTGTAGAGGCTGCAGAGGCCTTGAGCCAAAAGGAGGTAGCGGTGCAAACCTTGGAATCTCGCTACAAAGTAAAACAGAAAGATGCGGAACTTCTTCAAAAGGAAAAAGAACGGCGCAAGTTTTATTACCTGTTTCTTATTGGGGCCCTTGTTGCGGTAATTACCACGGCACTAGGATACTACAATTACGTAACGCGCCGGAAATTGCAGGCGCTGAATCAGCAACAGGAAGACGTGAAACGCGTGATTTCACACGATTTGTTGTCTCCGTTAAGCGCACTGGAGATGTTAAATTCGCGAATGGAAAAGAGCCTTCCTGACGACGGTTCCATAAGCGAAGGGCTTAGGAGGCAACGGCTCTACCTTCATCATATACAGGGGCTTTGCCACAATTTGGTAGGCTGGCTATGGCATGACAGGTCTGACGCCCGCCAGGAAATGGCGCTTGAGGAAGTGGTCAAAGGAGTGCTCATAGAACTCGAAGCTTTCTTCGTCTCCTATGACACGAAAGTGGGCTATGAATTGTCTGGGCCAGCCTCGGAACTACAACTTTCAGATCCGAATGCATTCCGAACGATAGTGCGAAATCTGCTCACAAATTCAGTTCGGCATGGAAAAGCTCATGTCATAAAGATGTCGATAGACACCTCACCAAAATATCTGATATTCCAGATTTTGGACGACGGGACCGTTATTGACGCTGAACTGGCGAAGAGGTTAGCGGATTTCCTCAATGGGCAAGCCGACCAGCGAAATATTTCTGGTCTTGGCCTTTATTTGGCAGGCCGCTTTTTAAAACGCCTCCGAGGTCATTATGAAGTGGTGCCCGCCAGGGAATACGGCTTTAGTAATAGCCACAATTTACGATTTCCTCTCAACCGCTCCAAAATATAA
- a CDS encoding LytTR family DNA-binding domain-containing protein, giving the protein MKPQPHLLIIDDDDMHLAMLEEKLEALGFKNIIKAQGYDNAVKAWTDTDPDIVLIDYYLDKGKTGLDFVEEYLLNANVPVIILSTFYNDTVFDQIMKVKPMEFLSKGCSGFELRKAIDLVTAKYEADVQQNAVKDFFFIKVGRLIRKVEVEKIEIIQVDGKYLNVWFDGRQFPFRSTLHQFVRKLPPHFAQVHQSYVVNMKFIDAIDLEENVIYLKSTKAYISRSFRKSFLDRYYHL; this is encoded by the coding sequence ATGAAACCGCAACCGCACCTTTTGATCATCGATGACGATGACATGCACCTCGCCATGCTCGAAGAGAAGTTGGAAGCGCTGGGGTTCAAAAACATCATTAAAGCACAGGGTTATGATAATGCTGTTAAGGCATGGACGGATACCGACCCGGATATCGTTTTGATCGACTACTATCTCGACAAAGGGAAGACGGGATTGGATTTTGTGGAAGAGTACCTGCTGAATGCCAATGTACCCGTCATCATTCTGTCTACTTTTTATAATGATACGGTCTTCGACCAAATTATGAAAGTAAAGCCGATGGAGTTTCTTTCAAAAGGGTGTAGTGGGTTCGAGTTGCGTAAAGCAATTGATTTGGTGACAGCCAAATATGAAGCGGATGTACAGCAGAATGCCGTCAAGGATTTTTTCTTTATAAAAGTGGGGCGGCTGATTCGAAAAGTAGAAGTCGAAAAGATTGAGATTATTCAGGTCGACGGAAAGTATCTTAATGTTTGGTTCGACGGACGCCAATTCCCTTTTCGCTCAACCCTTCATCAGTTTGTCCGGAAACTACCCCCTCATTTTGCGCAGGTACATCAGTCGTATGTGGTGAACATGAAGTTTATTGATGCGATTGATCTGGAAGAGAATGTCATCTACCTGAAATCGACGAAAGCATATATCAGCCGTTCCTTCCGCAAATCGTTCCTTGATCGGTACTACCATTTATAA
- a CDS encoding DUF4136 domain-containing protein, with the protein MKKIAAVCIAAFALVSCTSVRVASDYDKSVDYSGYKTFGFYKQGVDKVEISDLDKKRILKAIEEGLIAKGFTKSDKPDVLVNIFTKSREQINVNNFNAGWGWGWGWGWSPFWGNQTTVSSSTEGTLFIDLIDAKKRELVWQGEGTGELTKNAEKKDEKIREFVAKILEQYPPGAKK; encoded by the coding sequence ATGAAAAAGATAGCTGCTGTATGTATCGCCGCGTTTGCGCTGGTTTCCTGCACCTCCGTCCGGGTGGCGAGTGATTATGATAAATCGGTCGATTATTCCGGATACAAAACCTTTGGCTTCTACAAACAGGGAGTGGATAAGGTCGAGATATCCGATCTCGATAAGAAACGCATCCTGAAAGCAATTGAGGAAGGACTGATCGCAAAAGGATTTACAAAAAGTGACAAGCCAGACGTTTTGGTCAATATTTTCACGAAGTCGCGTGAACAGATCAACGTCAACAACTTCAACGCCGGATGGGGATGGGGATGGGGTTGGGGATGGAGCCCGTTTTGGGGCAATCAAACAACCGTATCGTCTTCCACCGAAGGCACGCTCTTCATCGACCTCATTGATGCCAAAAAGCGGGAACTCGTCTGGCAGGGAGAGGGAACGGGTGAACTGACCAAAAATGCCGAAAAGAAAGACGAGAAAATCCGGGAATTCGTAGCAAAAAT
- the hemL gene encoding glutamate-1-semialdehyde 2,1-aminomutase has protein sequence MIYERSSRLFADAQQVIPGGVNSPVRAFKGVGGTPIFMERAEGAYLYDADGNRLIDYINSWGPMILGHAYPPVVEAITERAKRGTSFGTPTELETEIARLALRMVPGIDKIRFVNSGTEACMSAVRLARGFTKREKIIKFSGCYHGHSDAFLIAAGSGGATFGVPNSPGVTQGTAKDTLLATYNNLAHVEELVAANSGEIAAIIVEPVAGNMGCIPPVPGFLEGLRAVCDKEGILLIFDEVMTGFRLARGGAQELYGVTSDIVCFGKVIGGGLPVGAFAARDEIMSYLAPLGPVYQAGTLSGNPLAMAAGLAMLSALDADPDVFRRLEEKTTYLGNGLSSVLNHAGIAHTINQKGSMISVHFDARPVVDFASAANGDNERFRVFFHGMLSEGIYIAPSAYETWFLTDALTTDDLDFTIQAVARVAKKL, from the coding sequence ATGATATACGAAAGAAGCAGTCGGTTGTTCGCCGACGCGCAACAAGTAATTCCCGGTGGCGTGAATTCACCGGTACGCGCTTTTAAAGGAGTCGGAGGCACTCCTATTTTTATGGAGCGTGCGGAAGGGGCCTACCTTTATGACGCAGACGGTAACCGCCTGATTGACTACATTAACTCCTGGGGCCCCATGATCTTGGGTCATGCCTATCCACCCGTCGTTGAGGCGATAACGGAAAGAGCGAAGCGGGGAACGTCGTTTGGAACCCCCACGGAGCTGGAAACCGAGATTGCCCGTCTGGCGCTGCGGATGGTGCCGGGTATCGATAAAATCCGTTTTGTCAATTCAGGAACGGAAGCGTGTATGAGCGCGGTACGTCTTGCCCGGGGTTTCACCAAACGCGAGAAAATCATCAAGTTTTCAGGATGCTACCACGGCCACTCCGATGCGTTTTTGATTGCCGCCGGCAGCGGAGGCGCCACTTTCGGAGTACCCAATAGCCCTGGCGTGACTCAAGGGACCGCGAAAGACACGTTGTTGGCCACCTATAATAATCTCGCTCATGTCGAAGAGCTCGTGGCTGCAAATTCAGGTGAGATTGCTGCCATTATCGTAGAGCCTGTGGCGGGTAATATGGGATGTATTCCACCTGTGCCGGGTTTTCTGGAAGGACTTCGGGCCGTTTGTGATAAGGAGGGCATTTTGCTCATTTTCGACGAGGTCATGACGGGTTTCCGTTTGGCCCGCGGCGGCGCCCAGGAACTATATGGCGTGACCTCCGACATCGTGTGTTTTGGGAAGGTAATCGGAGGTGGATTACCCGTAGGCGCTTTTGCTGCCCGGGATGAGATCATGTCGTATTTGGCGCCCTTAGGGCCGGTCTACCAGGCAGGTACCCTATCCGGAAATCCGCTGGCGATGGCGGCGGGTCTGGCGATGTTGTCAGCACTGGATGCCGATCCGGATGTGTTTCGACGATTAGAAGAAAAAACCACCTATTTGGGTAATGGCCTGTCCTCTGTACTGAACCATGCGGGCATTGCCCATACAATCAACCAAAAAGGCTCGATGATATCGGTACATTTCGACGCACGTCCGGTAGTGGATTTCGCTTCGGCGGCCAATGGCGACAACGAACGGTTCCGCGTATTTTTCCACGGGATGTTATCGGAAGGTATTTACATTGCCCCATCCGCCTATGAAACGTGGTTCCTGACGGATGCGTTGACTACCGATGACCTTGATTTTACCATCCAAGCGGTGGCAAGAGTAGCGAAGAAGTTATAA